A single window of Ficedula albicollis isolate OC2 chromosome 8, FicAlb1.5, whole genome shotgun sequence DNA harbors:
- the TMEM61 gene encoding transmembrane protein 61 isoform X2: MAAASFRYGLTIVGAVLLVTGTLCFAWWSDGEVGSGSGARLLPPREAEAVPSPSSPSALLRSVSFFCCGIGGILLVFGLLWSVKANARVVSRRYQYHFPRDLQYFTAEPPEKWNCSWDASAIPTYEEALTCRPAHGAPAYVQPPGRKEELTPPLYRYLEEDEGWQGGRRRSSSDSALFRPSPSWLEPPQPPEPQGTPQPPEPQGTPPPSYENINESISESISESISESIRENIRVRGSERGLPGPGLCGRPPSPSA; this comes from the exons ATGGCGGCCGCCTCTTTCCGCTACGGGCTGACCATCGTGGGGGCCGTGCTGCTGGTGACGGGGACGCTGTGCTTTGCCTGGTGGAGCGACGGGGAGGTGGGTTCGGGCAGCGGGGCTCGCCTGCTGCCCCCCCGGGAGGCCGAGGCCGTGCCCAGCCCCTCGTCCCCCAGCGCGCTGCTCCGCTCCGTCAGCTTCTTCTGCTGCGGCATCGGCGGCATCCTCCTCGTCTTCGGCCTCCTCTGGTCCGTCAAGGCCAACGCCCGCGTGGTGTCCCGGCGCTACCAGTACCATTTCCCCAGGGACCTGCAGTACTTCACGGCAGAGCCTCCGGAGAAGTGGAACTGCAG CTGGGACGCCAGTGCCATCCCCACCTATGAAGAAGCGCTGACCTGCAGACCTGCCCACGGTGCCCCGGCCTACGTGCAGCCCCcggggaggaaggaggagctCACGCCGCCCCTGTACCGCTACCTGGAGGAGGACGAGGGCTGGCAGGGCGGCCGCCGGCGCAGCTCCTCCGACAGCGCCCTGTTCCGCCCCAGCCCGTCCTGGCTGGAGCCGCCGCAGCCCCCGGAGCCGCAGGGGACGCCGCAGCCCCCGGAGCCGCAGGGGACGCCTCCCCCGAGCTATGAGAACATCAACGAGAGCATCAGTGAGAGCATCAGTGAGAGCATCAGTGAGAGCATCCGTGAGAACATCCGCGTCCGGGGATCCGAGCGGGGGCTGCCCGGGCCGGGACTCTGCGGGCGGCCGCCCAGCCCCTCAGCTTGA
- the TMEM61 gene encoding transmembrane protein 61 isoform X1: MAAASFRYGLTIVGAVLLVTGTLCFAWWSDGEVGSGSGARLLPPREAEAVPSPSSPSALLRSVSFFCCGIGGILLVFGLLWSVKANARVVSRRYQYHFPRDLQYFTAEPPEKWNCSSWDASAIPTYEEALTCRPAHGAPAYVQPPGRKEELTPPLYRYLEEDEGWQGGRRRSSSDSALFRPSPSWLEPPQPPEPQGTPQPPEPQGTPPPSYENINESISESISESISESIRENIRVRGSERGLPGPGLCGRPPSPSA; encoded by the exons ATGGCGGCCGCCTCTTTCCGCTACGGGCTGACCATCGTGGGGGCCGTGCTGCTGGTGACGGGGACGCTGTGCTTTGCCTGGTGGAGCGACGGGGAGGTGGGTTCGGGCAGCGGGGCTCGCCTGCTGCCCCCCCGGGAGGCCGAGGCCGTGCCCAGCCCCTCGTCCCCCAGCGCGCTGCTCCGCTCCGTCAGCTTCTTCTGCTGCGGCATCGGCGGCATCCTCCTCGTCTTCGGCCTCCTCTGGTCCGTCAAGGCCAACGCCCGCGTGGTGTCCCGGCGCTACCAGTACCATTTCCCCAGGGACCTGCAGTACTTCACGGCAGAGCCTCCGGAGAAGTGGAACTGCAG CAGCTGGGACGCCAGTGCCATCCCCACCTATGAAGAAGCGCTGACCTGCAGACCTGCCCACGGTGCCCCGGCCTACGTGCAGCCCCcggggaggaaggaggagctCACGCCGCCCCTGTACCGCTACCTGGAGGAGGACGAGGGCTGGCAGGGCGGCCGCCGGCGCAGCTCCTCCGACAGCGCCCTGTTCCGCCCCAGCCCGTCCTGGCTGGAGCCGCCGCAGCCCCCGGAGCCGCAGGGGACGCCGCAGCCCCCGGAGCCGCAGGGGACGCCTCCCCCGAGCTATGAGAACATCAACGAGAGCATCAGTGAGAGCATCAGTGAGAGCATCAGTGAGAGCATCCGTGAGAACATCCGCGTCCGGGGATCCGAGCGGGGGCTGCCCGGGCCGGGACTCTGCGGGCGGCCGCCCAGCCCCTCAGCTTGA
- the BSND gene encoding barttin, with protein sequence MAEEKTFRYGFIILGFFLVMVGMFIMSVEKPQYYITFCVLGVLLVAVGITWSMCQCYPKITFIPADLETQRFLDHKPLVLPQKDAGLIAPCPSQEAASPYEKSLPSYEQIQRQVLSSAPPPGTAQPRPRSCSQSAVQARAEIHRELGGAGDPPQDLAPRLETAAASCPAPGDAPLASLLEEMDTPSLEGSVPGSPTPQSRTPGSSPAGGEQPRAPRKGPGEEDDLYYGLREDALLKESDGVFEPEN encoded by the exons atggcagaggagaaGACCTTCCGCTACGGGTTCATCATCTTGGGTTTCTTCCTGGTGATGGTGGGGATGTTCATCATGAGCGTGGAGAAGCCCCAGTACTACATCACCTTCTGTGTGCTGGGTGTCCTGCTCGTAGCCGTGGGCATCACCTGGAGCATGTGCCAGTGCTACCCGAAG ATAACCTTCATCCCTGCGGACCTCGAGACCCAGCGGTTCCTGGACCACAAACCCCTGGTGCTGCCACAGAAGGACGCAGG CTTGATtgccccctgccccagccaagAGGCCGCCAGCCCCTACGAGAAGAGCCTGCCATCCTACGAGCAGATCCAGAGGCaggtgctgagctcagctccaccCCCAGGCACGGCTCAGCCCAGACCCCGCAGCTGCTCCCAGTCAGCCGTGCAGGCCAGGGCAGAGATCCACCGGGAGctggggggtgctggggacCCCCCCCAGGACCTGGCACCTCgcctggaaacagcagcagccagctg CCCCGCCCCAGGGGACGCCCCGCTGGCATCgctgctggaggagatggaCACGCCATCGCTGGAGGGCTCGGTGCCCGGCAGCCCCACGCCGCAGAGCCGCACCCCGGGCAGCTCCCCGGCGGGGGGAGAGCAGCCCCGGGCCCCCCGGAAAGGCCCCGGGGAGGAGGATGATCTCTACTACGGGCTCCGGGAGGATGCGCTGCTCAAGGAGAGTGATGGCGTCTTTGAGCCTGAAAACTGA
- the PCSK9 gene encoding LOW QUALITY PROTEIN: proprotein convertase subtilisin/kexin type 9 (The sequence of the model RefSeq protein was modified relative to this genomic sequence to represent the inferred CDS: deleted 2 bases in 1 codon): MCDDSVKNAQTGLEDFTGIYSWILERLRFARQSPQRSAGTGGARRLQARAARRGQRAELLHVFHLLPAFLVRMSSDVLDTALRLPHVKYIEEDAYVFAQSIPWNLGRIVPPQPSSGAYSPPNKGDLVEIYLLDTSVQSTHREIEGKVTVTGFESIPEEDGTHFHRQASKCDSHGTHVAGVLSGRDAGVATGANIRSLRVLNCQGKGTVSGTLMALEFISRALQARPNAPPVVLLPLAGGRSPALNAGCRSTARMGAVVVAAAGNYKDDACLYSPASEPEVITVGATDSEDHPASIGTLGTNFGRCVDLFAPGDDIVGASSDCSTCFTARSGTSQAAAHVAGIAAVLLSAEPQLSLAELRQRLLLFSTKNAMDTAWIPAEQRLQTPNSVAGLPARLRAGVTVGYTVDITVGDTEGDTVGMTVRVTVVATDKDGQKQCVAHGAFRGQGVYAIARCCTWPRAECRISASSPAAEGAECSPGEHVLTGNTQHAGLHTSEPDGQGCFFQKNAGIWEERVGGVAGVAGKGYTCCVLEWGRLRALLGHPWHQRVHWDAAVCPVPVSPLPRAGCSFHSPSVVLGAGGRPVVGQGRGPSRCASRTGVMAHALCCPAASLECQLKEHTALEPEEKVTVSCGDGWTLAGCNAVSQRPGSLGAYALHSSCVAAALPGSSPPGNNLLQHLLWSCKATAPPDFQWHKQHDSSSSRYQALNV, translated from the exons ATGTGTGACGACTCTGTAAAAAATGCCCAAACAGGATTAGAGGATTTCACGGGAATTTATTCGTGGA TCCTTGAGCGGCTGCGCTTTGCTCGCCAGAGCCCCCAGCGATCCGCCGGGACTGGGG gggcccggcggCTGCAGGCCCGGGCGGCTCGGAGGGGACAGCGGGCCGAGCTGCTGCACGTCTTCCACCTCCTGCCCGCCTTCCTGGTGAGGATGAGCAGCGACGTCCTGGACACG GCGCTGAGGCTGCCGCACGTGAAGTACATTGAGGAGGATGCCTACGTCTTTGCCCAGAGCATTCCCTGGAACCTGGGCAGGATCGTGCcgccacagcccagctcaggagcCTACAGCCCTCCCA aCAAAGGTGACCTGGTCGAGATTTACCTGCTGGACACCAGCGTGCAGAGCACCCACCGGGAGATCGAGGGCAAGGTGACTGTGACTGGCTTCGAGAGCATCCCCGAGGAGGATGGCACCCACTTCCACAGGCAG GCCAGCAAGTGTGACAGCCACGGGACCCACGTGGCCGGGGTGCTGAGCGGGCGCGACGCCGGCGTGGCCACGGGGGCCAACATCCGCAGCCTCCGGGTGCTGAACTGCCAGGGCAAGGGCACCGTCAGCGGGACCCTCATGG CGCTGGAGTTCATCAGCAGGGCGCTGCAGGCTCGGCCGAACGCGCCGCCggtggtgctgctgcccctggccGGCGGCCGCAGCCCCGCGCTGAACGCGGGCTGCCGGAGCACGGCGCGGATGGGGGCCGTGGTGGTGgc ggccgccggcAACTACAAGGACGATGCGTGCCTCTACTCGCCTGCGTCCGAGCCGGAG GTCATCACGGTGGGTGCCACCGACAGCGAGGACCACCCCGCCTCCATCGGCACGCTGGGCACCAACTTCGGCCGCTGTGTGGATCTGTTTGCCCCGGGGGACGACATCGTCGGCGCCTCCAGCGACTGCAGCACGTGTTTCACGGCGCGGAGCGGGACGTCGCAGGCGGCCGCGCATGTGGCAG GCATCGCTGCCGTGCTGCTCAGCGCCgagccccagctgagcctgGCCGAGCTGCGGCAGCgcctcctgctcttctccaccAAGAACGCCATGGACACGGCGTGGATCCCGGCGGAGCAGCGCCTGCAGACGCCCAACAGCGTGGCTGGGCTGCCCGCGCGGCTGCGAGCAG GTGTCACTGTGGGTTACACTGTGGATATCACTGTGGGCGACACTGAAGGTGACACTGTGGGTATGACTGTGCGTGTCACTGTGGTTGCCACT GACAAGGACGGGCAGAAGCAGTGCGTGGCACACGGCGCTTTCCGGGGCCAGGGGGTTTATGCCATCGCCAGGTGCTGCACGTGGCCCAGGGCTGAATGCCGGATCAGTGCCAGCTCCCCGGCGGCCGAGGGGGCCGAGTGCTCGCCAGGAGAACACGTGCTGACTGGTAACACCCAACACGCGGGGTTACACACCTCTGAGCCTGACGGACAAGGGtgtttcttccagaaaaacGCTGGGATTTGGGAGGAAAGGGTGGGTGGGGTTGCTGGGGTGGCAGGGAAGGGGTACACGTGCTGTGTGCTGGAGTGGGGAAGGTTGAGGGCTCTCTTGGGGCATCCTTGGCACCAGCGTGTGCATTGGGATGCTGCT GtctgccctgtgccagtgtcccctcTCCCCCGGGCAGGGTGCAGTTTCCACTCCCCATCCGTGGTGCTGGGTGCCGGTGGCAGGCCCGTggtggggcaggggagggggccCAGCCgctgtgccagcaggacaggggtgATGGCACACGCCTTGTGCTGCCCCGCTGCCAGCCTCGAGTGCCAGCTGAAGGAGCACACGGCCCTGGAGCCCGAGGAGAAG GTGACAGTGTCCTGTGGGGACGGCTGGACGCTGGCGGGCTGTAACGCCGTGTCCCAGCGCCCTGGCTCCCTGGGCGCCTACGCCCTGCACAGTTCCTGCGTGGCAGCCGCCCTTCCCGGCAGCAGCccgccc GGAAACAACCTcctccagcatctcctctgGTCCTGTAAAGCCACTGCTCCCCCAGACTTCCAATGGCATAAGCAACACgactccagctccagcaggtaCCAGGCATTGAATGTTTGA